The Chitinophagales bacterium genome has a window encoding:
- a CDS encoding T9SS type A sorting domain-containing protein, translating into MRVLILSAILLSICGICQAQFFSGSYTGNGSSQSITAPGFQPDIVIIKRGATSGTGQTAVVRTATMSTTIDMSSATSATDRITGFTSSGFTIGASANVNTSSDVYHYVAIKAVSGEIELGTYTGNGTDNRNITGVSFQPDFVWVLSPGQQCVWRTSSMTGDNSITFNSFSQTANWIQAINSNGFQVGDDAKVNASSTGYNYVAVKSVSGKFAVGSYTGDGNDNRSITGFGLTPGFVVVKRGDGATTGAMKSTSTGTTTDITLIPNATNSVTDAIQQLLTNGIEIGTTSRVNTSSGTYYWFAFGEISTNIWNGTAWSGGTPTSSSDVEIASSTTPGSFTCRDITINSGISLTLGSGVTANIYGDVTNDGNGISGAGNLTFSKTGTAGISGNAITVKGTVTVSSGCTLSTGGLLTIGSDASNTGSIAGPSAGGYLSGNVTMQRYIPGKRAFRFLGHPFSTSQALTTLTDDIDITGSSGATNGFTTTTTNNPSAFWFDVSAADNSTSGNNPGWTPFTNTNGVSANSWDQYELMRILVRGAIGEGLAGGTYSPSAVTLDMTGVVNQGTQVVTLTKGSGSNFVSCGNPFPGPVDMQNVAKGANIGANYYVWDATSGVAGAYVTNPFTLSYNLPAFAALFTTATANSSNTLTFEEADKVTSGASLFKKTAPGNWVELLISDSTIQWDRLLINLDNNAMDVQDNLDGEKLYNPGLDFFTLSKDEVRLAVDVRPYNDGAAIPLGLTAYNRYNRYVITTGMFDIPAGTKLFLHDKYLNVKQELKTGFAYWFDVTSDTASQGNNRFEINMVGKAAGLTTTGNIDPDILIIPNPADKDVKISFKKSGSKAQLKLLSITGQVLMTKEMTGNTGSIILPLLNIPAGVYFIQVQSNNTQFTEKLIKQ; encoded by the coding sequence ATGAGGGTTTTAATATTATCGGCGATATTGCTTTCAATATGCGGCATTTGCCAGGCACAATTTTTCAGTGGTTCATATACCGGTAACGGCTCTTCACAATCTATTACGGCACCGGGTTTTCAGCCGGACATCGTTATAATAAAAAGAGGAGCCACGTCGGGTACAGGCCAAACGGCAGTCGTTCGCACGGCTACAATGAGCACAACTATTGATATGAGTTCCGCTACCAGTGCTACAGACCGTATCACAGGATTTACGTCAAGCGGATTTACAATTGGTGCTTCGGCTAATGTAAATACAAGTTCTGATGTGTATCACTATGTAGCCATCAAAGCGGTATCTGGTGAAATTGAATTGGGTACCTATACCGGAAACGGAACGGACAACCGCAATATTACAGGCGTTAGCTTTCAGCCTGACTTTGTCTGGGTCTTGTCTCCGGGCCAGCAATGTGTGTGGCGCACCTCTTCTATGACCGGAGATAATAGTATCACCTTCAATTCGTTTTCACAGACGGCAAACTGGATACAGGCGATCAATAGTAATGGTTTCCAGGTGGGTGATGATGCAAAGGTTAATGCTTCGAGTACCGGATATAATTATGTCGCCGTCAAATCTGTAAGTGGAAAATTTGCTGTTGGTAGCTATACCGGTGATGGCAATGACAACAGGTCGATAACTGGTTTCGGATTAACTCCGGGATTTGTAGTAGTGAAACGGGGCGATGGTGCCACCACAGGTGCAATGAAATCGACCAGTACAGGAACTACTACAGACATTACACTGATACCCAATGCTACCAATTCTGTAACAGATGCCATACAGCAATTGCTGACTAATGGTATAGAGATAGGTACTACGTCACGCGTTAACACCAGCAGTGGAACCTACTATTGGTTTGCGTTTGGTGAGATTTCAACCAATATATGGAATGGTACTGCATGGAGCGGTGGAACTCCCACATCTTCAAGTGATGTTGAGATAGCATCAAGCACTACGCCGGGTTCATTTACATGCAGGGACATCACTATTAACAGTGGCATTTCTCTTACTTTGGGAAGTGGTGTAACAGCTAATATTTATGGCGATGTAACAAATGACGGCAATGGAATAAGCGGCGCGGGCAATCTTACTTTTTCTAAAACAGGAACAGCAGGTATATCAGGTAATGCAATTACCGTAAAAGGAACTGTAACGGTCAGTTCAGGTTGTACATTATCTACAGGCGGCCTGCTGACCATTGGCTCAGACGCCAGTAATACCGGCAGCATTGCGGGCCCTTCAGCGGGAGGTTACCTTTCCGGGAATGTTACAATGCAACGCTACATACCCGGTAAACGCGCATTCCGTTTCCTGGGTCACCCGTTCAGCACCTCACAGGCGCTCACAACATTGACGGATGATATTGACATAACAGGGAGCAGTGGAGCGACCAACGGCTTCACAACAACAACAACCAATAACCCATCTGCTTTCTGGTTCGACGTAAGTGCCGCAGACAATTCTACATCGGGCAATAATCCCGGCTGGACGCCATTTACAAATACCAACGGTGTTAGCGCCAATAGCTGGGATCAATATGAATTGATGCGCATATTGGTGCGTGGCGCGATTGGTGAAGGCCTGGCAGGAGGTACATACAGCCCTTCGGCAGTTACGCTGGATATGACAGGTGTGGTGAACCAGGGTACACAGGTGGTTACGCTCACCAAAGGGTCGGGTTCCAATTTTGTTTCATGTGGTAATCCTTTCCCAGGTCCGGTAGATATGCAGAATGTAGCTAAGGGAGCAAATATAGGAGCAAACTATTATGTTTGGGATGCTACATCAGGTGTTGCGGGTGCATATGTTACCAATCCTTTTACTCTGTCATATAACTTGCCGGCTTTTGCTGCATTGTTTACAACAGCTACGGCCAACTCATCTAACACCTTGACATTTGAAGAGGCTGATAAAGTAACATCAGGAGCCTCGTTGTTTAAAAAGACTGCACCCGGTAATTGGGTAGAGCTGCTCATCTCAGATAGTACAATACAATGGGACAGGTTGCTCATCAACCTGGATAACAATGCCATGGATGTACAGGACAATCTGGATGGAGAAAAACTATATAATCCGGGGCTTGATTTCTTCACCTTGTCCAAAGATGAAGTACGACTGGCAGTAGACGTTCGTCCTTATAATGACGGAGCAGCTATTCCGCTTGGTTTAACTGCCTACAACCGATACAACCGATACGTAATAACAACCGGGATGTTCGACATTCCGGCAGGTACAAAACTATTCTTGCATGACAAATACCTGAATGTAAAACAAGAACTGAAAACAGGTTTTGCGTATTGGTTCGATGTCACCAGTGACACTGCATCACAGGGCAACAATCGCTTTGAGATAAATATGGTAGGCAAAGCAGCAGGTTTGACAACAACAGGAAATATTGATCCGGATATACTAATAATTCCTAACCCTGCTGATAAGGACGTGAAAATATCCTTCAAAAAATCAGGAAGCAAAGCGCAACTGAAGTTATTGAGTATCACAGGACAGGTATTGATGACAAAAGAAATGACAGGAAATACAGGCAGCATTATTCTGCCTTTGCTCAATATTCCGGCAGGGGTATACTTTATTCAGGTGCAAAGCAACAATACACAGTTTACAGAAAAACTAATCAAACAGTAA
- a CDS encoding mannose-1-phosphate guanylyltransferase, which produces MNEKNNYVAIMAGGIGSRFWPVSRTSYPKQFLDLLGTGRSLIQWTYHRFKNIVPQENIYFITNESYINTLKEQIPEVSMDNIISEPSRKNTSPCAAYFAHKMMAMNPDANIIMSPADHLIMDEKAFEKTAKDALEYVSNHDALLTLGIKPTRPDTGYGYIQHDLQEDINKVFKVKTFTEKPSLELAQTFIKSGDFLWNSGIFVWNVKTIMEALAKHQPELNEVFMQADSVYNTPKEHDVISSLYAQCTNISIDYGIMEKAKNVYVIPSYFGWSDLGTWESAYENSEKDYLGNAVYGKNVMVIDASECMIKAPDNKLVVLQGLEECVVIDTEDVLLICQRSREQQIKDYVAEVKRNKGDKYL; this is translated from the coding sequence ATGAACGAGAAAAACAATTATGTGGCCATTATGGCCGGAGGAATAGGTAGCCGTTTCTGGCCCGTGAGCCGTACCAGCTACCCGAAACAATTTCTGGATCTGCTTGGCACGGGCCGCTCACTGATACAGTGGACCTACCACAGGTTCAAGAATATTGTGCCGCAGGAAAATATATACTTCATTACCAATGAGAGTTATATCAACACCCTGAAGGAGCAGATACCCGAGGTGAGCATGGATAACATCATCAGCGAACCTTCCCGTAAGAATACCAGCCCTTGTGCGGCATACTTTGCCCACAAGATGATGGCCATGAACCCGGATGCCAACATTATCATGTCGCCGGCCGATCACCTGATCATGGACGAGAAGGCTTTTGAGAAAACAGCCAAAGATGCGCTGGAATACGTATCAAATCACGACGCCCTGCTGACGCTCGGCATCAAGCCTACCCGCCCCGATACGGGTTACGGCTATATACAGCACGACCTGCAAGAGGATATCAACAAGGTGTTCAAGGTGAAGACCTTTACCGAAAAACCGTCGCTGGAGCTGGCGCAGACCTTCATCAAAAGCGGCGACTTCCTCTGGAACTCAGGCATATTCGTATGGAATGTAAAGACCATTATGGAAGCGCTGGCCAAACACCAGCCTGAGTTGAATGAGGTGTTCATGCAGGCAGACAGTGTTTATAATACTCCGAAGGAGCATGATGTGATCAGCAGCCTGTATGCACAATGCACCAACATTTCTATCGACTATGGTATAATGGAAAAGGCCAAGAATGTATACGTGATACCTTCTTACTTCGGTTGGTCAGACCTCGGTACATGGGAGTCTGCCTACGAGAATTCTGAAAAAGACTACCTGGGTAACGCTGTGTACGGTAAGAATGTAATGGTGATAGACGCCAGTGAGTGTATGATAAAAGCACCCGATAACAAACTGGTGGTACTGCAAGGCCTGGAAGAGTGTGTGGTGATAGATACGGAGGATGTACTGTTGATATGCCAGCGCAGCCGCGAGCAACAGATAAAAGATTATGTTGCCGAAGTAAAACGCAACAAAGGAGATAAATATTTGTAA
- a CDS encoding aminotransferase class I/II-fold pyridoxal phosphate-dependent enzyme, with the protein MNLPVKHSAKGTTIFTVMSALATEHNAINLSQGFPDFPVDEKLGVLLGESVQKGFNQYAPMTGLPMLREAIAADVQRRYNTPVDANDVTVTPGATYGIYTAFTSILQKGDEVIVLEPAYDSYIPNIETNGAVVVSVPLSAPMFTVDWNKVKDAITDKTRAIIINTPHNPTGAVWTKEDWDSLAEILRGTDIILLSDEVYEQLVFDGKQHHSVLQHEELRQRSFAIYSFGKVYHNTGWKMGFVIAPPQLSAAFRSIHQFLVFSVNTPAQYALAQYLSQPVLPDVANMMQRKRDYFLDLLKDTPFKVHQPAGGSYFQTVDYSRISDMPDTEFAKWLTVEHGVATIPISVFYSNKQDDRIIRFCFAKKEETLKAAVDKLSVIKMPTL; encoded by the coding sequence ATGAACCTGCCCGTAAAACATTCAGCAAAAGGAACAACCATCTTCACGGTGATGAGCGCACTGGCTACTGAGCACAACGCCATCAACCTGTCTCAGGGCTTTCCTGATTTCCCGGTAGACGAGAAGCTGGGTGTGCTGTTGGGCGAGTCGGTGCAGAAAGGGTTCAATCAATATGCCCCCATGACAGGGCTGCCCATGCTCAGGGAAGCAATAGCTGCTGATGTGCAGCGTCGTTACAATACCCCGGTTGATGCGAACGATGTGACGGTAACCCCCGGCGCAACTTATGGCATCTACACTGCCTTTACCTCTATCCTGCAAAAAGGCGATGAGGTAATAGTACTGGAGCCTGCATACGACAGTTACATCCCGAACATAGAAACGAATGGCGCGGTAGTGGTTTCTGTTCCGTTATCAGCACCTATGTTCACGGTCGATTGGAACAAGGTAAAAGACGCTATTACGGATAAGACCCGTGCTATAATCATCAATACCCCGCACAACCCCACAGGTGCGGTATGGACCAAAGAAGACTGGGACAGCCTGGCAGAGATACTCCGCGGCACTGATATCATCCTGCTGTCTGACGAAGTGTATGAGCAACTGGTTTTCGATGGCAAACAACATCATAGCGTATTACAGCACGAAGAGTTAAGGCAGCGCAGTTTTGCTATCTACTCTTTCGGTAAAGTATATCATAATACAGGCTGGAAAATGGGCTTCGTTATTGCGCCGCCGCAATTGTCGGCAGCCTTCCGGAGTATCCACCAGTTCCTGGTATTCTCTGTCAATACACCTGCGCAGTATGCACTGGCGCAATACCTGTCGCAACCCGTTTTGCCCGACGTAGCCAATATGATGCAGCGCAAGAGGGATTACTTCCTCGACCTGCTGAAAGACACGCCGTTCAAGGTACACCAACCTGCTGGCGGTAGTTACTTCCAGACGGTAGATTACAGCCGAATCAGCGATATGCCGGATACGGAGTTTGCTAAATGGCTGACAGTAGAACATGGTGTGGCGACGATACCCATAAGTGTTTTCTACAGCAATAAGCAGGACGACAGGATCATACGTTTCTGCTTCGCCAAAAAAGAGGAAACACTCAAAGCCGCGGTAGATAAGCTGTCTGTTATCAAGATGCCCACGTTATAG
- a CDS encoding TSUP family transporter, whose protein sequence is MIALSVLCLFAFVAGFVDAVAGGGGMIQLPAMFILQPQLTLVQTLATNKMASFSGTSVAAVRYIKKVTIDWRHLSPAIISSFIASFAGALLVSFIHKEQFMPFIIGALVLVLAYTVFKKQLGMVHAVKTLTPARYYISAIATGGILGLYEGLIGPGTGSFLVFAFIILFGYDFLHASANAKVINVTANIGALIFFISKGFVMWHIAIPVALCNMTGNYAGAHMAIKKGSSFVRVFFIVISIALIIKLSSDYL, encoded by the coding sequence ATGATTGCACTATCTGTACTTTGCCTTTTTGCTTTCGTGGCCGGCTTTGTTGATGCCGTAGCCGGTGGTGGCGGTATGATACAGCTTCCCGCCATGTTCATCCTTCAGCCACAACTTACACTGGTGCAAACACTGGCGACCAACAAGATGGCCTCTTTCTCCGGAACATCCGTAGCGGCGGTACGCTACATCAAAAAGGTGACGATCGACTGGCGGCACTTGAGCCCGGCGATTATTTCTTCTTTCATTGCATCATTTGCCGGGGCGCTATTAGTCAGCTTCATTCATAAAGAGCAGTTCATGCCTTTTATCATCGGGGCATTGGTACTGGTGCTGGCTTATACCGTTTTTAAAAAACAACTTGGCATGGTGCATGCCGTAAAGACGCTTACACCGGCGCGGTATTATATTTCCGCTATTGCCACAGGGGGTATACTTGGCTTGTACGAAGGACTGATAGGGCCGGGTACCGGCAGCTTTCTTGTCTTCGCATTTATCATCCTGTTCGGGTATGATTTTCTGCATGCATCAGCCAATGCAAAGGTTATTAATGTAACGGCCAATATCGGAGCGCTGATATTCTTCATCTCCAAAGGTTTTGTGATGTGGCATATTGCCATACCCGTTGCGCTATGCAATATGACTGGCAACTATGCCGGGGCGCATATGGCCATCAAGAAGGGCAGCTCATTCGTGCGGGTATTCTTTATCGTTATCTCCATCGCACTGATCATCAAGCTGAGTTCCGACTACCTATAA
- the mqnC gene encoding dehypoxanthine futalosine cyclase has translation MNLSELYSKALKFESLSMEEGVFLFNNAPLAELMFVANELRKIQVPHGKVTWIIDRNMNTTNVCIANCKFCNFYRIPGHPESYITDIETYKEKIDETFKYGGEQLLLQGGHHPELGLDYYTTLFKQLKELYPDLKLHALGPPEVAHICKVSGVTYNEALTALKESGMDSMPGPGAEILNDRVRRLISKGKCGAQEWLDIMHEAHKVGLTTSATMMFGHVETIEERFEHLVKIREVQAMKPESAKGFIAFIPWTFQDVDTMLKRIRGTKNLTTGEEYVRMIAMSRIMLPNVKNIQASWLTVGKEVAQLCLHAGANDFGSIMIEENVVSAAGAPHRFTYKGIQQAINEAGFPAQLRNQQYEFREIPETIEEQVITY, from the coding sequence ATGAATTTATCAGAATTATACAGTAAGGCGTTGAAGTTTGAATCGTTGAGTATGGAAGAAGGAGTATTCCTTTTCAACAACGCCCCGCTTGCAGAGCTGATGTTTGTGGCGAACGAACTGCGCAAGATACAGGTGCCGCATGGCAAAGTAACATGGATCATAGACCGCAACATGAACACCACCAACGTGTGTATCGCCAATTGCAAGTTCTGCAACTTTTACCGCATACCCGGCCACCCCGAGTCTTACATTACAGATATAGAGACCTATAAGGAGAAGATAGACGAGACCTTTAAATACGGCGGTGAGCAACTGCTGCTTCAGGGCGGCCACCACCCGGAGCTGGGACTGGATTATTATACCACCCTCTTCAAACAACTGAAAGAACTATACCCCGACCTGAAACTGCACGCACTGGGCCCGCCCGAGGTAGCGCATATATGCAAGGTTTCGGGCGTGACATATAACGAGGCGCTAACAGCACTGAAAGAATCCGGTATGGACAGCATGCCCGGTCCGGGAGCAGAGATACTGAACGACAGGGTACGCAGGCTGATATCTAAAGGGAAGTGCGGCGCGCAGGAATGGCTCGACATTATGCACGAAGCACATAAGGTAGGGCTGACCACCAGCGCCACGATGATGTTCGGCCACGTGGAGACGATAGAAGAACGCTTTGAGCACCTGGTGAAGATACGCGAGGTACAGGCCATGAAGCCCGAAAGCGCCAAAGGCTTTATCGCTTTCATACCATGGACTTTCCAGGATGTGGATACCATGCTGAAACGCATACGCGGCACCAAGAACCTGACAACAGGAGAAGAATACGTGCGCATGATAGCCATGAGCCGCATCATGCTGCCAAACGTGAAAAACATACAGGCTTCCTGGCTGACTGTGGGTAAAGAAGTGGCCCAGCTATGCCTGCACGCCGGTGCCAACGACTTTGGTTCCATCATGATAGAAGAGAACGTGGTGAGCGCTGCAGGTGCTCCGCATCGCTTTACTTACAAAGGCATACAACAGGCCATTAACGAGGCGGGCTTCCCGGCTCAATTGCGCAACCAGCAGTATGAGTTCAGGGAGATACCTGAAACCATAGAAGAGCAGGTGATCACTTATTAA
- a CDS encoding MerR family transcriptional regulator gives MSTHILTLFGEEIVPEQLNAVGRKKATPKKKKEEKPKAEKESIAIDETEEAAVAEEPKQEILVDWEGDKKYYSIGEVAKLFDVRTSNIRYWTKEFALKVRTTRKGDRLYTPEQIKEIRTIYHLVKHRGFTINGAKAKLKESKKVSVDSVDLKDSLLQLRNKLVQLKNSIK, from the coding sequence ATGAGTACACATATCCTCACATTATTTGGCGAAGAGATAGTTCCTGAACAGCTGAACGCTGTAGGCAGGAAGAAGGCTACGCCCAAAAAGAAGAAGGAGGAAAAACCCAAAGCGGAGAAAGAATCAATTGCCATTGACGAAACAGAGGAAGCAGCAGTAGCGGAAGAACCGAAGCAGGAGATACTGGTAGATTGGGAAGGAGATAAAAAGTATTACTCAATAGGAGAAGTGGCCAAACTGTTCGACGTGCGGACCTCCAACATCCGGTACTGGACCAAAGAGTTTGCGCTGAAAGTACGCACCACCCGCAAAGGCGACAGGCTGTACACGCCGGAGCAAATAAAGGAGATACGCACCATATATCACCTGGTGAAACACAGGGGCTTTACAATTAACGGCGCCAAGGCGAAACTCAAAGAGAGCAAAAAAGTATCAGTTGACTCCGTAGACCTGAAAGACTCGCTGCTGCAACTGCGCAACAAGCTGGTGCAACTGAAAAACAGCATTAAGTAA
- a CDS encoding thioredoxin family protein, whose translation MKYLLLIFALIASTQLTAQEKYKKFTDKDTKQLIYQGQVTFNDLATEPDFVWYKAGIKGYQPNKDVVSELAAALKQYNIKPVVFMGTWCDDTHILLPKFYNVLQACNYPASKVTMYALDMEKKGKDGEELKYHVTRVPTFILLDGQKEIGRITETVDESMETDMLRIILDYVANDMEEPEE comes from the coding sequence ATGAAATACCTGCTGCTGATATTCGCCCTTATTGCCTCCACTCAACTCACTGCGCAGGAAAAGTATAAGAAATTCACAGACAAAGACACAAAGCAATTGATATACCAGGGACAAGTAACATTCAACGACCTTGCTACAGAACCTGATTTTGTATGGTACAAAGCAGGCATAAAAGGCTACCAGCCTAATAAAGATGTAGTATCCGAGCTGGCTGCTGCTCTGAAACAATACAATATAAAGCCGGTCGTATTCATGGGTACCTGGTGCGACGATACGCATATACTGTTGCCCAAGTTCTACAATGTGCTGCAGGCCTGCAACTACCCTGCATCGAAAGTGACCATGTATGCGCTGGATATGGAGAAGAAAGGTAAGGACGGCGAAGAGCTGAAGTATCATGTAACAAGGGTGCCGACTTTCATACTGCTGGACGGGCAGAAAGAGATAGGCAGGATAACCGAAACCGTAGACGAGAGCATGGAGACGGATATGCTTCGTATCATCTTAGACTACGTGGCCAACGATATGGAAGAGCCCGAAGAATAA